The following proteins come from a genomic window of Sphaerisporangium rubeum:
- a CDS encoding sugar transferase, translating to MRVGLEERVFTLPDAGPLKASSIWTRSYMRALLAGDMACALIACETVMGFRLWVGAFIPWSELLFGFGLALAWPFALALAGVYREKSHGEGSEEFRAVFNGGVGVTAAVAIGAYATQTMIARSYVMAMLPLATVLTLVFRFRMRKRLHRRRIEGEYLRRVVAVGHRTAVLDLVMQFRRQPYHGMRVVAACLPPGQFPGNGLDVDGVPVYGDFADVAAVADKVSADAVAVLACPELDGAALRRLAWSIETKGTELFVAPALMDVAGPRTSIRPVAGMPLLHVEHPEFDGTRQVVKSLFDRLVATAALAVLALPMLFIAVLIRATSQGPALFTQTRVGRDGRTFQVFKFRTMVQNAEKMKVDLLVDNEFDGVLFKMRNDPRITKVGGFLRRYSLDELPQLLNVLRGEMSLVGPRPPLPDEVEQYGTDVRRRLVVKPGMTGLWQVSGRSDLSWEESVRLDLRYVENWSLILDLQILWKTWSAVVHGGGAY from the coding sequence ATGAGGGTGGGGCTGGAGGAGCGTGTGTTCACGCTTCCCGACGCGGGCCCGCTGAAGGCGTCCAGCATTTGGACACGTTCCTATATGCGGGCTCTTCTGGCGGGTGACATGGCGTGCGCCTTGATCGCCTGTGAGACGGTCATGGGATTCAGGCTCTGGGTGGGGGCCTTCATCCCGTGGTCGGAGCTGCTGTTCGGCTTCGGCCTCGCACTGGCGTGGCCGTTCGCCTTGGCGCTCGCCGGTGTGTACCGCGAGAAGAGCCACGGCGAGGGCAGCGAGGAGTTCCGCGCGGTCTTCAACGGCGGGGTGGGTGTCACGGCCGCCGTCGCCATCGGCGCGTACGCGACCCAGACCATGATCGCGCGCAGCTACGTCATGGCGATGCTGCCGCTCGCGACCGTGCTGACGCTGGTGTTCCGGTTCCGCATGCGCAAGCGGCTGCACCGGCGGCGCATCGAGGGCGAGTACCTGCGCCGCGTGGTGGCCGTCGGCCACCGCACCGCGGTGCTCGACCTGGTCATGCAGTTCAGGCGCCAGCCTTACCACGGCATGCGGGTCGTCGCGGCGTGCCTGCCACCCGGCCAGTTCCCCGGCAACGGGCTCGACGTCGACGGCGTCCCCGTGTACGGCGACTTCGCCGACGTCGCGGCCGTGGCCGACAAGGTCAGCGCGGACGCCGTCGCCGTGCTCGCCTGCCCCGAGCTCGACGGCGCCGCGCTGCGCCGCCTGGCCTGGAGCATCGAGACCAAAGGCACCGAGCTGTTCGTCGCGCCGGCGCTCATGGACGTCGCCGGGCCGCGCACCAGCATCAGGCCAGTCGCCGGCATGCCGCTGCTGCACGTGGAGCACCCCGAGTTCGACGGCACCCGCCAGGTCGTCAAGAGCCTGTTCGACCGGCTCGTGGCGACGGCGGCGCTCGCGGTGCTCGCCCTCCCGATGCTCTTCATCGCCGTGCTGATCCGCGCCACCAGCCAGGGCCCCGCGCTGTTCACCCAGACCCGGGTGGGCCGCGACGGCAGGACCTTCCAGGTCTTCAAGTTCCGCACCATGGTCCAGAACGCGGAGAAAATGAAGGTCGACCTGCTGGTCGACAACGAATTCGACGGCGTGCTGTTCAAAATGCGGAACGATCCACGGATCACCAAGGTCGGCGGGTTCCTGCGCCGCTACTCGCTCGACGAGCTGCCGCAGCTGCTCAACGTCCTTCGTGGTGAGATGTCCCTGGTCGGCCCCCGTCCCCCCCTGCCCGACGAGGTCGAGCAGTACGGCACCGACGTGCGCCGCCGCCTCGTCGTCAAGCCCGGCATGACGGGCCTGTGGCAGGTGAGCGGACGCTCCGACCTGAGCTGGGAGGAGTCGGTCCGCCTGGACCTGCGGTACGTGGAGAACTGGTCCCTGATCCTGGATTTGCAGATCCTGTGGAAGACCTGGTCGGCCGTCGTCCACGGGGGAGGGGCCTACTAG